In Bacteroides coprosuis DSM 18011, the following are encoded in one genomic region:
- a CDS encoding hypothetical protein (KEGG: ago:AGOS_ADL048C hypothetical protein~SPTR: ADL048Cp;~IMG reference gene:2504107589) translates to MGVHSLHLASKERQFFFGEEKNRCLLLPHIGLKNDKRRSVFTNKSVFPRIGRVQTHPLTLLAPSSSPKGQAVAEPLTPLGRVNGVRHSSLSQRGKNTVLSPFPAWNRLTNSEATQNSRTELLRLRKCYLCFHPEFQLHTFEIGLESPLFHGLDTLLR, encoded by the coding sequence ATGGGGGTTCACAGCCTTCATTTGGCCAGCAAAGAGAGACAATTCTTTTTTGGAGAAGAGAAAAATCGTTGCTTACTATTGCCACATATCGGCTTAAAAAACGATAAAAGACGCTCTGTTTTTACGAATAAGTCCGTATTTCCTAGAATAGGGCGTGTCCAAACGCATCCGCTTACCTTGCTCGCCCCCTCTTCTTCCCCCAAAGGCCAGGCAGTGGCTGAGCCTTTAACTCCTTTGGGGCGTGTAAATGGTGTACGCCACTCCTCCCTCTCTCAGCGAGGAAAGAACACAGTTTTGAGCCCTTTCCCTGCGTGGAACAGACTCACCAACTCCGAGGCTACCCAGAACAGCCGTACAGAGCTTCTTCGACTCAGAAAGTGCTATTTATGCTTCCACCCAGAGTTTCAGCTCCACACGTTCGAAATCGGACTAGAATCGCCCCTTTTTCACGGGCTGGACACGCTTCTGAGGTGA
- a CDS encoding hypothetical protein (KEGG: rsk:RSKD131_3303 two-component sensor histidine kinase protein~SPTR: Putative uncharacterized protein;~IMG reference gene:2504107590) yields the protein MDTVQTFIGRSSRRVGKDLNRMRMDLRINYKRAAEYNEIPERQIYRMEAALSLKLEEIMGIYLGYVLAARSEEELRQMANPALRVFRNLTEGSPLQQHEQEFHEAMVRWLLRLRLSIKCKHSMNHFNL from the coding sequence ATGGATACAGTCCAGACTTTTATTGGCAGGAGCTCACGCCGAGTGGGCAAAGATTTGAATAGGATGCGGATGGACCTGCGCATCAATTATAAGCGGGCAGCTGAGTATAATGAAATACCCGAGCGCCAAATCTATAGAATGGAAGCTGCCCTGAGTCTCAAATTAGAAGAGATTATGGGCATTTACCTCGGTTATGTATTGGCAGCCCGTTCGGAGGAAGAGTTGCGGCAGATGGCTAATCCAGCCCTACGCGTGTTTCGAAACCTCACAGAAGGTTCTCCACTTCAGCAGCATGAACAAGAGTTTCATGAGGCTATGGTTCGGTGGTTGTTGCGCTTACGACTTAGTATAAAGTGTAAGCACTCCATGAATCATTTTAATTTATAA
- a CDS encoding hypothetical protein (KEGG: axy:AXYL_02046 helix-turn-helix family protein 5~SPTR: Transcriptional regulator, XRE family;~IMG reference gene:2504107591), with protein MNVRVHELTRKAMQQLGKSFRQLRKDLGYIITDPKIRVLRDKSKVSRMERGKQGVWKDFVSFYLHYLMLAHRLEDMEKMARPWVCLFEDITHGTPLARLQAQFQKVMIYKLYVLRRELIGTEPAVVHKTES; from the coding sequence ATGAATGTAAGGGTTCATGAATTAACTAGAAAGGCGATGCAGCAGCTAGGCAAAAGCTTTAGGCAGTTGCGCAAAGATTTAGGCTATATCATAACCGATCCAAAGATTCGGGTTCTTCGTGATAAGAGTAAAGTATCCCGTATGGAAAGGGGTAAACAGGGTGTATGGAAAGACTTTGTTTCCTTCTACCTCCACTATTTGATGCTGGCTCATCGACTCGAAGATATGGAGAAAATGGCTCGTCCCTGGGTGTGTCTGTTTGAAGATATAACCCACGGTACGCCTCTTGCACGGCTACAAGCACAGTTTCAGAAAGTGATGATTTACAAACTGTATGTGCTTCGTAGAGAGTTGATAGGCACCGAGCCAGCAGTCGTACACAAAACGGAAAGTTAA
- a CDS encoding hypothetical protein (KEGG: amt:Amet_1901 XRE family transcriptional regulator~SPTR: Transcriptional regulator, XRE family;~IMG reference gene:2504107592): MLQSVLNIFHKMNHINLKLREKLISHTSRYLGYKIRTIREEKKLTREIVVESTSISKNTLLRTECGLCCTINSSMRVLMEVAAYKSFDIDYKIWASMLTDMVIDVCEVPGMELYRKEIEASIILKMEKVLQEIEEERKHK, from the coding sequence ATGCTTCAAAGCGTACTAAATATTTTTCATAAGATGAACCACATCAATCTAAAACTAAGAGAAAAACTAATTTCTCATACATCGCGCTATCTAGGTTATAAAATACGTACCATTCGTGAAGAGAAAAAACTCACTCGCGAGATTGTGGTAGAATCAACCAGCATTAGTAAAAATACCCTTCTTAGAACGGAATGTGGTTTGTGTTGCACCATAAACTCATCCATGCGGGTGTTGATGGAGGTAGCAGCATACAAATCTTTCGACATCGATTATAAGATTTGGGCTAGCATGCTAACGGATATGGTGATTGATGTGTGCGAAGTTCCTGGGATGGAACTGTATCGCAAAGAGATTGAAGCATCTATCATCCTGAAGATGGAGAAAGTCCTCCAAGAAATTGAAGAGGAGAGAAAGCACAAGTAA
- a CDS encoding hypothetical protein (KEGG: bfs:BF0728 hypothetical protein~SPTR: Putative uncharacterized protein;~IMG reference gene:2504107593) codes for MTNSMCSYYEEQEKLEAWKARLVQEFEFTEEEGADHVSRLIQMLQHMRKEAVILAYRLKTGKFTMVSATLMNYESWFKCPFIYTKLRNTIPFWNFEKKHWSTFEMENFMDWKAEFTL; via the coding sequence ATGACGAATTCAATGTGTAGTTATTATGAAGAGCAAGAGAAGCTAGAGGCGTGGAAGGCACGCCTGGTGCAAGAGTTTGAGTTTACAGAAGAAGAGGGTGCTGACCACGTCAGTCGACTGATACAAATGTTGCAACACATGCGTAAGGAGGCCGTGATTTTGGCGTACCGACTAAAGACAGGTAAGTTTACCATGGTATCGGCCACACTGATGAATTATGAGAGTTGGTTTAAATGCCCCTTTATCTATACCAAATTGCGAAATACCATCCCCTTTTGGAATTTTGAAAAGAAACACTGGAGCACCTTCGAGATGGAAAACTTTATGGATTGGAAAGCAGAATTTACACTTTAA